The Candidatus Binatus sp. genome window below encodes:
- a CDS encoding glutamate synthase subunit beta, with protein sequence MGKITGFMEIKRETPSRRPVRERLKDWREFDLKMPEDKLRAQGARCMDCGIPFCHKGCPLGNIIPDWNDLIYRGRWREAIDRLHATNNFPEFTGRVCPAPCEEACVLSINNDPVTIKLIEKNIIDHAWGEKWIVPQPAARKSGKRVAVVGSGPSGLACAQQLMRAGHSVTLYERSDRVGGLLTYGIPDFKLEKWIVNRRVEQMKAEGLEIVTNCRVGFDIHADEMRSKYDAIVLAMGATKPRDLPIPGRELKGIHFAMEFLPQQNKRNFGDALDPAAEITANGKRVVILGGGDTGSDCLGTSNRQGAIVVHQFELLPMPPEKRTAEMPWPDWPMIMRTSSSHEEGVQRDWSVNTSKFSGENGVVKKLHGVRLNWKHDNGRMVMEQIPGTDFEIECDLVLLALGFLGPEPEGIISELGVKLDPRSNVQCESYMSSVPGVFAAGDAHRGQSLVVWAIWEGREAARAVDAYLMGETFLPSSPEL encoded by the coding sequence ATGGGCAAGATTACGGGCTTCATGGAGATCAAGCGCGAGACTCCTTCGCGGCGACCGGTCAGGGAACGCCTGAAGGATTGGCGCGAATTCGATCTCAAGATGCCCGAAGACAAACTGCGCGCGCAGGGCGCCCGCTGCATGGATTGTGGGATTCCCTTCTGCCACAAGGGTTGCCCGCTCGGGAACATCATTCCCGACTGGAACGATCTCATCTACCGGGGCCGATGGCGCGAGGCGATCGACCGGCTGCACGCGACCAACAACTTTCCGGAGTTCACCGGCAGAGTTTGCCCCGCGCCGTGCGAAGAAGCCTGCGTGCTCAGCATCAACAACGATCCTGTCACGATCAAGCTGATTGAGAAGAACATCATCGATCACGCCTGGGGAGAAAAATGGATCGTGCCTCAGCCGGCCGCGCGCAAGTCGGGAAAGCGCGTTGCGGTCGTGGGCTCGGGACCGTCGGGGCTGGCGTGCGCGCAGCAACTGATGCGCGCGGGACATTCGGTCACGCTTTACGAGCGATCGGATCGCGTGGGCGGATTGCTCACTTACGGTATTCCAGACTTCAAGCTGGAAAAGTGGATCGTCAACCGGCGCGTTGAGCAAATGAAGGCCGAAGGCCTGGAGATTGTCACCAACTGCCGCGTCGGCTTCGACATCCACGCGGACGAGATGCGGTCGAAGTACGACGCAATCGTACTTGCGATGGGCGCGACCAAGCCGCGTGACCTGCCGATCCCGGGACGGGAGCTCAAGGGAATCCATTTTGCCATGGAATTCCTGCCGCAACAGAACAAGCGTAACTTCGGCGACGCGCTCGATCCGGCGGCCGAGATCACTGCGAACGGAAAGCGGGTGGTCATTCTCGGCGGCGGCGATACGGGTTCCGATTGCCTGGGCACCTCAAATCGCCAGGGCGCGATCGTGGTGCATCAGTTCGAACTGCTCCCGATGCCGCCTGAAAAGCGTACCGCCGAAATGCCGTGGCCCGACTGGCCGATGATCATGCGCACCTCGAGCTCGCACGAAGAGGGCGTGCAGCGCGACTGGAGCGTGAACACCAGCAAGTTTTCCGGCGAAAACGGCGTGGTGAAAAAACTCCACGGCGTGCGGCTCAACTGGAAGCATGACAACGGGCGGATGGTGATGGAGCAAATTCCGGGCACCGATTTCGAGATCGAGTGCGACCTCGTGCTGCTCGCGCTCGGATTTCTCGGCCCCGAGCCCGAGGGCATAATCTCGGAGCTTGGTGTCAAGCTCGACCCGCGCAGCAACGTGCAGTGCGAGAGTTACATGTCGAGCGTGCCGGGCGTTTTCGCCGCCGGAGACGCACATCGCGGGCAATCGCTGGTGGTGTGGGCGATATGGGAGGGGCGCGAAGCGGCGCGCGCGGTCGATGCCTACCTGATGGGCGAGACCTTCCTGCCTTCGAGTCCGGAACTCTGA
- the gltB gene encoding glutamate synthase large subunit, giving the protein MMHNYRSIPKAQGLYDPAYERDACGVGFVVNIKGERSHDIVAKALQVLDNLTHRGACGCDPRTGDGAGILLQIPHEFFSNEAARLGFELPAPGEYGVGQVFLPLDPLKRKECEDAFERIVNQEGQRLLGWRDVPVVESACGDIARRGMPAIRQVFIARGPDLPDAEALERKLYVIRKRAASAAEKLGLFDPELFYFCSLSALTVVYKGQLISTQIPQFFPDLLNGAVKTALAMVHQRFSTNTFPSWDRAHPYRFMSHNGEINTLRGNINWMHAREKLFSSPLFGDEIKKLLPIVEPNGSDSATFDNCLELLVRTGRSLPHAMMMMIPEAWQNDPQMSDGKRAFYRFHSCMMEPWDGPASIAFTDGIRIGAVLDRNGLRPSRYTVTKDGLVVMASETGVLDIAPRNVALKGRLQPGRMFLVDTSLGRIVQDEEIKNSMAARQPYRAWLDANLVALEALPEASGAPAVDCFEEHELLKLQQSFGYTIEDLKMILAPMATNGQEPVGSMGTDTPLAVLSNRPQLLYNYFKQLFAQVTNPPIDPIREELVTSTETTIGAEDNLFEESPLHCRQLQLKQPLLTNQELQRIKRLAVEGLRTVTLSTLYRVDDGEGGLRAALDALCRAASNAIESGYTIIVLSDRGVNADYAAIPALLATGAVHHHLIREGTRTRAGLVVESGEPREAMHFCLLVGYGAGAVNPYLAYATMAGMIRDGELRDIDQDTAVHNFIKAVSKSITKVASKMGISTTQSYRGAQIFEAIGLAKDVIDKYFTWTPSRVAGVGLDAIARETAARHSYAFKVAANLDGDLDIGGQYQWRRAGEFHMYNPNTIARLQHSVRSGNYRLFKDYTRAIDEQSRSLTTLRSLLKFNSDRPPVPLEEVEPATAIVKRFKTGAMSFGSISKEAHENLAIAMNRIGGKSNTGEGGEDPARFVPDANGDSRRSAIKQVASARFGVTSHYLVNADELQIKMAQGAKPGEGGQLPGHKVDDFIAKIRYSTPGVGLISPPPHHDIYSIEDLAQLIHDLKNSNNRARIGVKLVAEVGVGTIAAGVAKAKADVVLISGYDGGTGASPLQSIRHAGVPWELGLAETQQTLVMNGLRGRIHVETDGQLKTGRDVAIATLLGAEEFGFASAALVASGCIMMRVCHLNTCPVGIATQDPVLRAKFSGKPEHVVNFMMYIADELREYMAQLGFRTVAEMVGHVECLDANEAIAHWKARNVDLANILRRPDVGPDEPLHCVELQDHGLGAALDNQIIELAKDALEHRKPVEIHLPIRNVNRTVGTMLSAEVSRRFGAEGLPPYTVQIHLKGSAGQSFGAWLAPGIALHLEGDANDYCGKGLSGGFISVRPPEEATFKAEDNIIVGNVALYGATGGEAFFRGVAGERFAVRNSGAHAVVEGVGDHGCEYMTRGLVVVLGKTGRNFSAGMSGGVAYVLDEDGSFPSRCNTGMVELGPIGNRDELKQLHALIVRHLQYTQSTVARRVLDKWDDYATKFVKVLPTEYRMVLERQHLNMNSDLARLAAV; this is encoded by the coding sequence GTGGCGAAAGCGCTGCAGGTGCTCGACAACCTGACCCATCGCGGCGCGTGCGGATGCGATCCACGCACGGGAGACGGCGCTGGAATCCTGCTGCAGATTCCACACGAGTTTTTCTCGAACGAAGCGGCCCGGCTCGGCTTCGAACTGCCCGCGCCCGGCGAATACGGCGTGGGCCAGGTCTTCCTGCCGCTCGACCCGCTCAAGCGCAAGGAATGCGAGGACGCGTTCGAGAGAATCGTCAACCAGGAAGGTCAGCGTCTGCTCGGATGGCGCGACGTGCCGGTGGTCGAATCCGCGTGCGGCGATATCGCGCGACGCGGGATGCCCGCAATCCGCCAGGTGTTCATCGCGCGCGGCCCGGACTTGCCCGACGCCGAGGCGCTCGAGCGCAAGCTGTACGTAATTCGCAAGCGCGCCGCTTCAGCAGCAGAAAAACTCGGGCTGTTCGATCCGGAGCTGTTTTATTTTTGCAGCCTCTCGGCGCTGACCGTCGTTTATAAGGGTCAGCTTATCTCCACGCAAATCCCGCAGTTCTTCCCCGATTTGCTAAATGGCGCCGTCAAGACCGCGCTCGCGATGGTCCATCAGCGCTTCTCGACCAACACGTTTCCGAGCTGGGACCGGGCGCATCCCTACCGCTTCATGTCGCACAACGGCGAGATCAACACGCTGCGCGGCAATATCAACTGGATGCACGCGCGCGAGAAGCTGTTCTCTTCGCCGCTGTTCGGCGACGAGATCAAAAAGCTGTTGCCGATCGTCGAGCCCAACGGCAGCGACTCCGCAACCTTCGACAATTGTCTCGAACTGCTGGTTCGCACCGGACGTTCGCTGCCGCACGCCATGATGATGATGATTCCGGAAGCGTGGCAGAACGACCCGCAGATGAGCGACGGCAAGCGCGCATTCTACCGCTTTCATTCATGCATGATGGAACCGTGGGACGGCCCCGCGTCGATTGCGTTCACCGACGGGATCAGAATCGGCGCGGTGCTCGATCGCAACGGCCTTCGTCCGTCGCGCTACACGGTGACCAAGGACGGATTGGTGGTGATGGCGTCGGAGACCGGCGTCCTCGACATCGCGCCGCGCAACGTCGCGCTCAAAGGACGGCTGCAGCCGGGCCGAATGTTTCTCGTCGATACCTCGCTCGGCCGAATCGTGCAGGACGAAGAAATCAAGAATTCGATGGCGGCGCGACAGCCGTATCGCGCCTGGCTCGACGCCAATCTCGTCGCACTCGAGGCGCTCCCCGAGGCCAGCGGCGCGCCAGCGGTTGACTGCTTTGAAGAGCACGAGCTGCTCAAGCTGCAGCAATCGTTTGGCTACACGATCGAGGATCTCAAAATGATCCTCGCGCCGATGGCTACCAACGGCCAGGAGCCGGTCGGCTCGATGGGCACCGACACTCCGCTCGCCGTGCTCTCGAACAGACCCCAGCTGCTTTACAACTACTTCAAGCAATTGTTCGCGCAGGTGACGAATCCGCCGATCGATCCGATTCGCGAGGAACTGGTGACCTCGACCGAAACGACAATCGGCGCCGAGGATAATCTGTTCGAAGAATCGCCGCTCCATTGCCGCCAGCTTCAACTCAAGCAGCCGCTTCTCACCAACCAGGAGCTTCAAAGGATCAAACGGCTGGCCGTCGAGGGCCTGCGCACCGTCACGCTTTCCACGCTCTACCGCGTTGATGACGGCGAAGGCGGGCTTCGCGCCGCGCTCGACGCGCTTTGCCGCGCCGCTTCGAACGCGATCGAATCCGGCTACACGATAATCGTGCTTTCGGATCGTGGCGTGAACGCGGACTACGCCGCCATTCCGGCGCTGCTCGCGACCGGCGCCGTGCATCATCATCTGATTCGCGAAGGGACGCGCACCCGGGCCGGCCTCGTCGTCGAGTCGGGAGAACCGCGCGAGGCGATGCATTTCTGCCTGCTGGTCGGCTACGGCGCGGGCGCCGTCAATCCGTACCTCGCGTACGCGACGATGGCGGGGATGATTCGCGACGGCGAGCTCCGCGACATCGACCAAGACACCGCGGTCCACAACTTCATCAAGGCCGTCTCCAAGAGCATTACCAAAGTCGCGTCCAAGATGGGGATCTCGACGACGCAGAGTTACCGCGGCGCGCAGATCTTCGAAGCGATCGGATTGGCGAAGGACGTGATCGACAAGTACTTCACCTGGACGCCGTCGCGGGTGGCAGGCGTCGGCCTCGACGCGATCGCGCGCGAGACGGCTGCGCGTCACAGCTACGCGTTCAAGGTGGCGGCGAACCTCGACGGCGATCTCGATATCGGCGGCCAGTACCAGTGGCGCCGCGCCGGCGAGTTCCACATGTACAACCCGAACACGATCGCCAGGCTGCAGCATTCCGTGCGCTCGGGAAATTACCGGCTGTTTAAGGATTACACCAGGGCGATTGACGAGCAGAGTCGCTCGCTCACCACGCTTCGCTCGCTGCTCAAGTTCAATTCTGATCGGCCGCCCGTGCCGCTCGAGGAAGTCGAGCCGGCCACCGCGATCGTCAAACGCTTCAAAACCGGCGCGATGTCATTCGGATCGATCAGCAAAGAGGCGCACGAAAACCTCGCCATCGCCATGAACCGGATAGGCGGCAAAAGCAACACCGGCGAGGGCGGCGAGGATCCGGCGCGCTTCGTGCCCGACGCCAACGGCGACAGCCGCCGCAGCGCGATCAAACAGGTGGCCTCGGCGCGCTTCGGCGTCACCAGTCATTACCTGGTCAACGCCGACGAACTCCAGATCAAGATGGCGCAGGGCGCCAAGCCCGGCGAGGGCGGCCAGCTTCCCGGTCACAAGGTTGACGATTTCATCGCGAAGATTCGCTACTCGACGCCCGGCGTGGGATTGATCTCGCCGCCCCCGCATCACGACATCTATTCGATCGAAGATCTCGCGCAGCTTATCCACGATCTCAAGAATTCCAACAATCGCGCGCGCATCGGCGTCAAGCTGGTCGCCGAGGTCGGCGTCGGCACCATCGCCGCGGGCGTTGCAAAGGCCAAAGCCGACGTCGTGCTGATTAGCGGTTACGACGGCGGCACCGGCGCGTCTCCGCTGCAATCGATCAGGCACGCGGGAGTTCCGTGGGAGCTGGGACTGGCCGAGACGCAGCAAACCCTGGTGATGAACGGCCTGCGCGGACGCATTCACGTCGAGACCGACGGCCAGCTCAAGACCGGCCGCGACGTCGCTATCGCCACCCTTCTCGGCGCCGAGGAATTCGGTTTCGCCAGCGCCGCACTGGTTGCCTCGGGATGCATCATGATGCGCGTCTGCCATCTCAACACCTGCCCGGTCGGCATCGCGACGCAGGATCCGGTGCTCCGGGCGAAGTTCTCGGGCAAGCCCGAGCACGTCGTGAACTTCATGATGTACATCGCGGACGAACTGCGCGAATACATGGCGCAGTTGGGCTTTCGCACCGTTGCCGAAATGGTTGGCCACGTCGAATGCCTGGACGCCAACGAAGCGATCGCGCATTGGAAGGCGCGCAACGTCGATCTGGCCAATATTCTTCGTCGTCCCGACGTCGGGCCGGACGAACCGCTGCATTGTGTCGAGCTGCAGGATCACGGCCTTGGCGCCGCGCTCGACAACCAGATCATCGAGCTTGCAAAAGACGCGCTCGAGCATCGCAAGCCGGTCGAAATCCATCTTCCCATCCGCAACGTGAACCGCACCGTCGGCACGATGCTGTCGGCGGAAGTGTCGCGCCGCTTCGGCGCGGAGGGGCTGCCGCCCTACACGGTTCAGATTCATCTCAAAGGTTCGGCCGGCCAGAGTTTCGGCGCGTGGCTCGCGCCGGGAATCGCGCTCCATCTCGAAGGCGACGCGAACGACTACTGTGGAAAAGGACTCTCGGGCGGATTTATCTCGGTGCGTCCGCCAGAAGAAGCGACCTTCAAGGCCGAGGACAACATCATTGTCGGCAACGTCGCGCTTTACGGCGCCACCGGCGGCGAAGCGTTCTTCCGCGGCGTAGCCGGCGAGCGATTCGCGGTGCGCAACAGCGGCGCGCACGCGGTCGTCGAGGGAGTGGGCGACCATGGATGCGAGTACATGACGCGCGGGTTGGTCGTGGTTCTAGGCAAGACCGGCCGCAACTTCTCAGCCGGCATGAGCGGCGGTGTGGCGTACGTGCTTGACGAAGACGGCTCGTTTCCGTCGCGCTGCAACACCGGGATGGTCGAGTTGGGTCCGATCGGCAATCGCGACGAACTCAAGCAGTTGCATGCCTTGATTGTGCGGCACCTGCAGTACACGCAGAGCACGGTCGCGCGGCGAGTCCTCGACAAGTGGGACGACTACGCGACGAAGTTTGTAAAAGTATTGCCGACTGAGTACCGTATGGTGCTCGAACGGCAACATCTCAACATGAATTCCGATCTCGCGCGGCTGGCGGCAGTTTAG
- a CDS encoding FAD-binding oxidoreductase translates to MAATTSSNLANRLDSIVGAGRVRAPTDAEARAADTIVEPASVEEICEIVRMCEADRIALAPIGAARSLAGIRRSPVALGISMARLARIVAYEPDDMTIVAESGITVGRLNAAMADSRQRLPVDPCSPAMTTLGSLIGAAHSGPLRLSEGTSRDLLIGVRFVGHGGNLVHGGGRVVKNVAGYDLMKLMGGAFGTLGIVTEATFKVRPIPSDYCIAVIPHARAADAFAAACILNDSLPLSNLDILSPGLVTGFNSVGQFLLLAGFSGSPLEIGDQADRIRDLVGARGEILSADGALRSYELLRDIDFHSAPLAAQIAVPPASLARVLEACGNDTEFRAHAGSGVAQIILAGEHSAEAAAKAIARWREVARLARGSLRLIAAAPAIRDSLEFFDTPNAGALALMRRLKAAFDPAGIFNPGCFVGGI, encoded by the coding sequence GTGGCTGCCACTACATCTTCGAATCTGGCGAACCGGCTCGACTCAATCGTCGGCGCCGGCCGCGTTCGCGCGCCAACCGATGCTGAGGCGCGCGCCGCGGATACGATCGTCGAGCCCGCCTCTGTCGAGGAAATTTGCGAGATCGTCCGGATGTGCGAAGCGGATCGGATTGCGCTCGCGCCCATTGGCGCGGCACGCTCGCTCGCGGGGATTCGGCGCTCGCCCGTCGCGCTCGGTATCTCGATGGCGCGGCTGGCGCGAATTGTCGCCTACGAACCCGACGACATGACAATTGTTGCGGAGTCGGGAATCACCGTCGGCAGACTGAATGCTGCCATGGCCGATTCCCGCCAGCGGCTCCCCGTCGATCCATGCAGCCCCGCGATGACGACTCTCGGCTCGTTAATCGGCGCCGCGCACTCCGGACCGCTTCGCCTTTCCGAGGGCACCTCGCGCGACCTGCTGATCGGAGTTCGCTTCGTCGGTCACGGCGGCAACCTCGTTCATGGCGGCGGCCGCGTGGTCAAAAACGTCGCCGGCTATGATTTGATGAAACTGATGGGTGGGGCATTCGGTACACTTGGAATAGTAACTGAGGCGACGTTCAAAGTGCGTCCCATCCCATCTGACTACTGTATCGCGGTCATTCCTCATGCGCGCGCAGCAGACGCGTTCGCCGCTGCCTGCATACTCAATGACTCACTGCCACTGAGTAATCTCGACATACTCAGTCCTGGCCTTGTAACTGGCTTCAATTCTGTTGGTCAATTTCTTCTTCTGGCCGGTTTTTCTGGAAGTCCACTGGAGATTGGCGACCAGGCTGACCGGATTCGCGATTTGGTCGGCGCGCGCGGTGAAATTCTGAGCGCCGACGGCGCTCTCAGGAGTTACGAGCTGCTGCGCGATATCGATTTCCATTCGGCTCCGCTGGCCGCTCAAATCGCGGTTCCACCCGCATCCCTCGCGCGAGTGCTGGAGGCCTGCGGCAACGACACCGAATTTCGCGCTCACGCCGGCTCCGGCGTCGCACAGATAATCCTGGCCGGCGAACACAGCGCGGAGGCCGCCGCTAAAGCCATCGCGCGATGGCGTGAAGTTGCGCGCTTGGCGCGCGGCAGTCTTCGACTGATCGCCGCCGCGCCTGCCATCCGTGACTCGCTGGAATTCTTCGACACTCCCAACGCCGGCGCGCTCGCGCTTATGCGTCGGCTCAAGGCGGCCTTCGATCCGGCCGGGATCTTCAACCCCGGATGCTTCGTCGGAGGAATCTGA
- a CDS encoding (Fe-S)-binding protein, producing the protein MAAASIMPLNPVRGVSGYDLLFDCVHCGLCAEACPTYVVTRCEMDSPRGRIYLMKSLAEGRIDLDDDAARHFDLCLGCRGCETACPSGVHYGRLIEGTRLLVEQNHRRSFVDRFKRRTVGAIFPYPHRLRVLLAPLKLVDRLGLRPALRAVLPRTIHNWLDLLPPLEPDLRPLAREATTAPRTDAPTVVVHRGCVAQVLANSENLNSERLLAAAGYRVVQLEPVSCCGALDLHSGNGSRARDFARANVRALKNSGADAIVSAASGCSVAIAEYGDLLKDEPEFAEDARAVSSKVRDLSSLLLDAPPSPKREFRCRITYHDACHLVHGLGVREAPRKLLASIPGVTIVEMTESELCCGSAGSYNLTEPAMARDLARRKADNIVATGADWVVLANPGCEFQIAAELRRRGSRIKVVHLADFLAMASN; encoded by the coding sequence ATGGCCGCGGCCTCCATCATGCCATTGAATCCGGTTCGCGGCGTCTCCGGCTACGACCTGCTGTTCGACTGCGTTCATTGCGGGCTCTGCGCCGAGGCTTGTCCAACCTACGTTGTAACGCGATGCGAGATGGACTCCCCGCGCGGCCGAATCTATTTGATGAAGTCGCTGGCCGAAGGTCGCATCGACCTCGACGACGACGCGGCGCGCCATTTCGATTTGTGCCTCGGATGCCGCGGTTGCGAGACCGCCTGCCCGTCCGGCGTTCATTACGGCCGCTTGATCGAGGGCACGCGTCTGCTAGTCGAGCAAAATCATCGCCGCAGCTTCGTCGATCGATTCAAGCGGCGCACCGTCGGCGCGATTTTTCCGTACCCGCATCGTCTCCGGGTGCTGCTCGCACCGCTGAAGCTTGTCGATCGCCTCGGCCTGAGACCCGCTCTGAGAGCCGTCCTGCCGCGCACGATTCACAATTGGCTCGATCTTCTTCCGCCGCTTGAACCTGACTTGCGACCGCTCGCCAGGGAAGCAACCACCGCGCCGCGCACGGACGCACCGACAGTCGTCGTGCATCGCGGATGCGTCGCGCAAGTACTTGCGAATTCGGAAAATTTGAACAGTGAGCGTCTGCTCGCCGCCGCCGGTTATCGCGTCGTCCAACTCGAACCAGTCTCATGCTGCGGAGCACTTGATCTGCATTCGGGTAACGGATCGCGAGCCCGCGATTTTGCCCGCGCGAACGTTCGCGCGCTGAAGAATTCCGGCGCCGATGCAATCGTGTCGGCCGCGTCGGGATGCTCGGTGGCAATCGCAGAATACGGTGATTTGCTCAAAGACGAACCGGAGTTTGCTGAAGATGCGCGCGCGGTTTCCTCGAAAGTCCGGGACCTGAGTTCGTTGCTGCTCGACGCTCCGCCGAGTCCGAAGCGCGAATTTCGATGCCGCATTACTTATCACGACGCTTGTCACCTCGTGCACGGACTCGGGGTGCGCGAAGCGCCGCGCAAATTGCTCGCCTCGATTCCGGGCGTGACGATCGTCGAGATGACGGAGTCCGAACTCTGTTGCGGTTCGGCCGGATCCTACAATCTGACCGAGCCCGCAATGGCGCGCGACTTGGCCCGGCGCAAAGCCGACAATATTGTTGCGACCGGCGCGGACTGGGTCGTGCTGGCGAATCCCGGATGCGAGTTCCAGATCGCCGCCGAACTTCGCCGTCGCGGTTCGAGAATCAAGGTCGTCCACCTCGCAGACTTTCTCGCTATGGCGTCTAATTGA